The following coding sequences are from one Sesamum indicum cultivar Zhongzhi No. 13 linkage group LG11, S_indicum_v1.0, whole genome shotgun sequence window:
- the LOC105174112 gene encoding trihelix transcription factor PTL has product MEDQYGMADLRQFISSRPLFPPIPQPPDLLSSHRGLNPPHPYDMLIFRSDSTTTANTTNAGGAAGSSSAAGPGGCFGGFENGGGVGGDGGTGRWPRQETLTLLEIRSRLDPKFKEANQKGPLWDEVSRIMSEEHGYQRSGKKCREKFENLYKYYKKTKEGKAGRQDGKHYRFFRQLEALYGETNNSAASVAEAHLVGGSFHYNFPNKNTSLAGNQEALQGPKLSDTSLSLSNYSDADTSSSDNSDDLNEGIADNESKNKKRRGKRSWKVKIKDFIDVQMKKLMDKQEAWMEKMMRTIEQKEQERLLREEEWRKQDAARIEREHKFWASERAWIESRDAALMDALQKLTGKELRASTPEELIIRSLSENQNDDGSETMTNSVKGDIWPECEITRLIHLRTGMEVKFQQRGASEEVLWEEIATKMACFGHDRSGLMCKEKWDSVNNYLLKCNKKRKENSKGCTYYQSHESISNQGGSGVYCDTSEHGVNLDHTIRLNNHGNNSSPNTNTGNPMSDSCFRYFMGDAYGRIMD; this is encoded by the exons ATGGAAGATCAATATGGGATGGCCGATCTGCGGCAGTTCATAAGCAGTAGGCCTTTATTTCCGCCCATCCCTCAGCCGCCGGACTTGCTTTCCAGCCACCGTGGTTTGAACCCGCCTCACCCATACGACATGCTCATCTTTCGCTCAGATTCCACTACTACTGCCAATACTACTAATGCAGGAGGAGCTGCTGGTTCCAGCAGCGCCGCCGGCCCCGGTGGCTGTTTCGGTGGGTTTGAAAATGGAGGGGGAGTGGGCGGAGACGGTGGCACGGGGAGGTGGCCGAGGCAAGAGACGCTTACTCTTCTTGAGATCAGATCAAGGCTTGACCCCAAGTTCAAGGAGGCCAACCAGAAGGGTCCCTTGTGGGATGAGGTCTCAAG GATAATGTCTGAGGAGCACGGATATCAGAGGAGTGGCAAGAAATGCAGAGAGAAGTTTGAGAACCTGTACAAGTATTACAAGAAGACTAAAGAAGGCAAGGCTGGAAGGCAAGACGGCAAACATTACAGGTTTTTCAGACAACTTGAAGCTCTCTATGGTGAAACTAATAATTCAGCCGCTTCTGTCGCGGAAGCCCATCTTGTAGGTGGGAGTTTCCATTACAATTTTCCGAATAAAAACACTTCATTAGCCGGTAATCAGGAAGCCCTTCAAGGCCCGAAGCTCTCCGACACCAGCCTTAGTCTCTCGAATTATTCTGATGCAGACACTAGTTCATCAGACAATAGTGATGATCTCAACGAAGGGATTGCTGATAACGaatcaaagaacaagaaaagaagggGCAAGAGGAGCTGGAAAGTGAAGATCAAAGATTTCATTGACGTACAGATGAAGAAGTTGATGGATAAACAAGAGGCCTGGATGGAGAAAATGATGAGGACGATTGAGCAAAAGGAGCAAGAAAGGCTGTTAAGAGAAGAGGAATGGAGAAAACAAGATGCTGCCAGGATAGAAAGAGAGCACAAATTCTGGGCCAGCGAAAGAGCCTGGATTGAATCTCGAGATGCTGCTCTAATGGATGCTTTGCAAAAACTGACTGGAAAAGAACTGAGGGCTTCAACCCCGGAGGAGCTGATAATCCGTAGCTTAAGCGAAAACCAGAACGATGATGGGAGTGAAACGATGACTAACTCAGTTAAAGGCGATATCTGGCCTGAATGTGAGATCACAAGATTGATTCACTTGAGAACTGGAATGGAAGTAAAATTCCAGCAGAGAGGGGCCTCAGAAGAGGTGCTGTGGGAGGAAATAGCAACTAAAATGGCCTGTTTCGGACATGACAGGAGTGGTCTGATGTGCAAAGAAAAGTGGGATAGTGTCAATAATTATCTACTCAAGtgcaacaagaaaagaaaggagaatTCAAAAGGCTGCACATACTATCAGAGTCATGAGTCTATTTCAAATCAAGGAGGATCAGGAGTCTACTGTGACACCAGTGAACACGGGGTCAACCTTGATCATACAATAAGGCTTAATAATCATGGAAATAATTCATCTCCTAACACTAATACAGGCAATCCCATGAGTGATAGCTGCTTTAGGTACTTCATGGGAGATGCTTATGGGAGAATTATGGACTGA